In a single window of the Orenia metallireducens genome:
- the tsaD gene encoding tRNA (adenosine(37)-N6)-threonylcarbamoyltransferase complex transferase subunit TsaD, with the protein MSDSFLTLGIESSCDETSAAVIKDGKEVLSNVIASQINLHRKFGGVVPEIASRKHVELINPVIEDALEEAGVDYEELSLVAVTYGPGLVGGLLVGIAAAKAIAYAHNIPLVGVNHIEGHIYSNFISHPEIEPPLLCLTVSGGHTDLLYFEELGSYQILGRTKDDAAGEAFDKVARVMEIGYPGGPAIDKLAKEGDSQAIDLPRPLIYDDNYDFSFSGLKTAVLNYINQKKQKGEEVPQADLAASFQQAVVDVLTAKVFKAAQDKGVKKVLLSGGVSANSHLRRELEEKLDELEIKLYYPQPKLCTDNAAMIGTAVYFKYQLTGEIAPYSLNANPNLKLG; encoded by the coding sequence ATGTCAGATAGTTTTTTAACATTAGGAATTGAGAGTTCTTGTGATGAAACATCAGCAGCAGTAATTAAGGATGGTAAAGAGGTATTATCAAATGTGATAGCCTCTCAAATTAATTTACATCGGAAGTTTGGTGGGGTTGTCCCTGAAATTGCTTCTCGTAAGCATGTAGAGTTAATTAATCCAGTAATTGAGGATGCTTTAGAGGAAGCAGGGGTAGACTATGAGGAGTTGTCTTTGGTAGCTGTCACTTATGGACCAGGCTTGGTTGGAGGGTTATTGGTTGGAATTGCAGCAGCTAAGGCTATAGCTTATGCTCATAATATACCTTTAGTTGGAGTAAATCATATTGAAGGACATATTTACTCTAACTTTATCTCCCATCCAGAGATAGAGCCACCATTGCTCTGTTTAACAGTATCAGGAGGTCATACCGATTTATTATACTTTGAAGAGCTAGGTTCTTATCAGATTTTGGGTAGAACCAAAGATGATGCCGCTGGTGAAGCCTTTGACAAAGTAGCTAGAGTAATGGAGATTGGTTATCCAGGAGGACCAGCCATTGATAAATTGGCTAAAGAAGGAGACAGTCAAGCAATTGACTTACCTCGTCCATTAATCTATGATGATAATTATGACTTTAGTTTTAGTGGGCTAAAGACAGCTGTTTTAAATTACATAAATCAGAAGAAACAGAAGGGTGAAGAGGTTCCTCAGGCTGATTTAGCAGCAAGCTTCCAACAGGCGGTAGTAGATGTCTTAACAGCTAAAGTATTTAAAGCTGCCCAAGATAAAGGAGTTAAGAAGGTTCTATTATCAGGTGGTGTCTCTGCTAATAGTCATTTGAGAAGAGAATTAGAAGAGAAGCTAGATGAATTAGAGATTAAGCTATACTATCCTCAGCCAAAGTTATGTACTGATAATGCTGCGATGATTGGAACAGCTGTCTATTTTAAGTATCAACTGACTGGAGAGATAGCACCATATTCATTAAATGCAAATCCTAATCTTAAGTTAGGTTAA
- the rimI gene encoding ribosomal protein S18-alanine N-acetyltransferase, producing the protein MELNNLEIRPMVTADIQDILMIEEESFSSPWSKNAFMSELKNQYAYYLVASIGDKLVAYIGAWLIFEEAHITTLAVAKEYRRQGIATLILEELFKDVRENQINKATLEVRVSNHKAKKLYLQEGFVEVGVRKNYYSDNKEDAVIMWKQL; encoded by the coding sequence TTGGAGTTGAATAATTTAGAGATTAGACCAATGGTAACTGCTGATATCCAAGATATATTGATGATTGAAGAAGAATCCTTCAGTAGTCCATGGTCTAAAAATGCTTTTATGAGTGAATTGAAAAATCAGTATGCATATTATCTAGTGGCTAGTATAGGTGATAAATTAGTAGCTTATATCGGGGCTTGGCTAATCTTTGAGGAGGCCCATATTACCACCTTAGCTGTTGCTAAAGAGTATAGAAGGCAGGGAATAGCCACTTTGATATTAGAGGAATTATTTAAGGATGTTAGGGAGAATCAGATTAATAAAGCCACTTTAGAGGTGAGAGTCTCTAATCATAAAGCAAAAAAATTATACCTTCAGGAAGGCTTTGTAGAGGTTGGAGTACGCAAGAATTATTACAGTGATAATAAAGAAGATGCAGTGATTATGTGGAAACAACTTTAA
- the tsaB gene encoding tRNA (adenosine(37)-N6)-threonylcarbamoyltransferase complex dimerization subunit type 1 TsaB: MLTLAIDSSTNTGSIALISEDGLIGEELLNLTDTHSQRLMPQLVNLLEGSGYEPKDLEGVGVGLGPGSFTGIRIGLTTAKTLAQSLKIPIIGISTLEAMAYNLKYTSAYLCPMIDGRRDRVFTVLYKGKGYLEAESQESLIAIDDLLKELVDIEEDIYFIGEVANKYRDKIMEEVKEPRFVSSSFNLPKASIIGELSLKRLLAGKEDNLFTLTPNYLKRSQAEIQWEKKYNK; this comes from the coding sequence ATGTTGACGTTAGCAATCGATAGTTCTACAAATACAGGAAGTATAGCCTTAATTTCTGAAGATGGTTTGATAGGTGAAGAGTTATTGAATTTAACTGATACTCATTCTCAGCGATTGATGCCTCAATTAGTCAACTTATTAGAGGGTTCGGGTTATGAACCTAAAGATTTAGAAGGGGTTGGTGTAGGATTAGGACCTGGTTCTTTTACTGGAATCAGAATTGGTCTAACTACTGCTAAGACTCTAGCTCAGTCATTGAAGATACCTATTATAGGTATCTCTACTTTAGAGGCTATGGCATATAATCTAAAGTATACTTCTGCCTATCTATGTCCAATGATAGATGGTAGAAGAGATAGGGTTTTTACGGTCTTATATAAAGGTAAAGGGTACTTAGAAGCAGAGAGCCAGGAGTCTTTAATTGCAATTGATGATTTGCTAAAAGAGTTAGTTGATATAGAGGAAGATATTTATTTTATTGGAGAGGTAGCCAATAAGTATAGAGATAAAATCATGGAAGAGGTTAAGGAACCTAGATTTGTGAGTTCTAGCTTCAACTTACCTAAGGCTTCAATTATAGGTGAGCTATCTCTAAAGAGGTTACTTGCAGGTAAAGAGGATAATCTATTTACCTTAACGCCTAATTATCTTAAGCGTTCACAAGCAGAGATTCAATGGGAGAAGAAGTATAATAAGTGA
- the tsaE gene encoding tRNA (adenosine(37)-N6)-threonylcarbamoyltransferase complex ATPase subunit type 1 TsaE yields the protein MIKINTSNPEETFKVGEELGKKLAPGDIVCLQGDLGAGKTSLAKGICAGLGVKGDITSPTYTIVNEYRGKYKVNHMDLYRIRREDELFDLGFEDYLYGDGVTIIEWPDKSGSLMPDQYLDINLRGEGTDREIRIIPQANKFIELMAELKKDVDVSNR from the coding sequence ATGATTAAGATTAATACAAGCAATCCCGAGGAAACCTTCAAGGTAGGAGAAGAATTAGGAAAGAAATTAGCACCTGGAGATATTGTTTGTTTACAAGGGGATTTAGGAGCTGGCAAGACTAGCTTAGCTAAAGGAATTTGTGCAGGGTTAGGGGTTAAAGGTGATATCACTAGTCCAACTTATACTATTGTCAATGAATACAGAGGTAAGTATAAGGTTAACCATATGGATCTTTATCGTATTCGCCGAGAGGATGAATTGTTTGATTTAGGATTTGAAGATTACTTATATGGTGATGGTGTTACTATTATTGAATGGCCTGATAAATCAGGCTCATTGATGCCTGACCAATATTTAGATATTAATTTGAGGGGAGAAGGAACTGACAGGGAGATTCGGATCATCCCCCAAGCAAATAAATTTATTGAATTGATGGCGGAGTTGAAAAAAGATGTTGACGTTAGCAATCGATAG
- a CDS encoding tetratricopeptide repeat protein, giving the protein MKRYLLAFVLVIAVLSSSPIEAEEISAKSLLADVISQLEQVEDFKGTIVSKLYLGEEVIDYRTQVMKSKTRFMSNNLSDNSQLESEENKLLNSIPWIYLPPNYNILKNSLPLEGQLDYQEPLDKLSNLYNVELLGESIDGEREVYIIQLENMLAMQRIFVDKEYKTISKIEIFNGANIRLATINYRDISLFDSNIWLPAKIVVSDGRGRLLMEVIYQNWGINVGLTEFDFAKGFDTDYQTKIKQLKEKIKEQRDNDKLHWLLSDLYVKDGNLEEAVNSLQNAIRTKDSIEYRKKLVEIYQMQGKYREALGEVRVALQSAYNDAELNYLLGEVQLQLGRIDNARHSLEKAVDLDPKNTLYLEKLFWVYSNLAEESGKYMLERAEGVAEKLVKLEPKNKSYRIYLADIYLEKGEEFKAYQVYSKAVELAPEDTWVYIKLAQFYDKIDKDNKAEELYEYIVYLDDSLENQRRLADFYFEEGKYELALKEYKVLQSRSAGNLNLKFKVAESYLATGDRERGLDIFNKILEENSFGEFYLQIGDIVKQYDLDSAIDIYHSALKKEGLLTDEEIEEIYRRLGYIYFEEEDQKKLNKLDQLLEIDSQMKIYQLLGKYKFSAGDLEKAISYFKLALDRQDNVENHYNLALAYLMVDHLDLARQEAEKIAEIEEGTIGAEILELIDRVSSLQKEYKDIYVPGRINRIKGDRLRQQGKLIEALFRYRESIFENYDYKLPYFYVGLISAIREDNLQLEMAKSVLEGEELKLLKDLLIHIEDMNRF; this is encoded by the coding sequence TTGAAGAGATATTTGTTGGCTTTTGTTTTAGTTATAGCAGTATTATCTTCGAGTCCAATTGAAGCAGAAGAGATATCTGCTAAGAGTTTGTTAGCAGATGTAATATCTCAATTAGAGCAAGTAGAAGACTTTAAAGGGACAATTGTATCTAAACTATATTTAGGTGAAGAAGTAATTGATTATCGCACACAAGTGATGAAATCTAAAACTAGGTTTATGAGTAATAATTTAAGTGATAATAGTCAATTAGAATCAGAAGAGAATAAATTATTAAACTCTATTCCCTGGATTTATTTGCCTCCAAATTATAATATTTTAAAGAACTCCCTACCTTTAGAAGGGCAATTAGATTACCAAGAACCCTTAGATAAGCTTAGTAATTTATATAATGTAGAATTATTAGGTGAATCTATTGATGGTGAGCGGGAAGTTTATATTATCCAATTAGAGAATATGCTTGCAATGCAAAGAATATTTGTGGATAAAGAGTATAAGACTATCTCTAAAATCGAAATCTTTAATGGGGCTAATATTAGGTTGGCTACTATTAATTATAGAGATATTAGTTTATTTGATTCTAATATCTGGTTACCAGCCAAGATAGTGGTTAGTGATGGTAGAGGAAGGCTATTAATGGAGGTTATTTATCAAAACTGGGGTATTAATGTTGGGTTGACTGAATTTGATTTTGCTAAAGGTTTTGATACAGATTATCAGACTAAAATTAAGCAGCTTAAAGAGAAGATAAAAGAGCAACGGGATAATGATAAGTTGCATTGGCTATTGAGTGATTTATATGTGAAAGATGGTAATTTAGAAGAAGCTGTCAACAGTTTACAGAATGCTATTAGGACAAAAGATAGTATAGAGTATAGAAAGAAGCTAGTAGAGATATATCAAATGCAAGGAAAATATAGAGAGGCTTTAGGTGAAGTTAGAGTAGCGCTGCAATCAGCTTATAATGATGCAGAGCTAAACTATCTATTAGGTGAGGTACAGTTACAGTTAGGTAGAATTGATAATGCTCGTCATTCTTTAGAAAAGGCAGTCGATTTAGATCCGAAGAACACTCTTTATTTAGAAAAGCTATTCTGGGTCTATAGTAATTTAGCTGAAGAATCTGGCAAATATATGCTAGAGCGGGCTGAAGGTGTAGCAGAGAAATTAGTTAAGTTAGAACCTAAAAATAAGAGCTATAGAATCTATTTAGCTGATATATATCTTGAAAAAGGTGAAGAATTTAAGGCTTATCAAGTCTATTCTAAAGCAGTTGAGTTAGCTCCTGAGGATACTTGGGTTTACATCAAACTGGCTCAATTTTATGACAAGATAGATAAAGATAATAAGGCTGAGGAATTATATGAATATATCGTCTACTTAGATGATTCCTTAGAAAATCAAAGGCGTTTGGCTGACTTTTATTTTGAAGAAGGAAAGTATGAATTGGCTTTAAAAGAGTATAAAGTTCTGCAAAGTAGAAGTGCAGGTAATTTGAATTTGAAATTTAAAGTGGCAGAAAGTTACTTAGCTACTGGGGATAGAGAAAGAGGCTTAGATATCTTTAATAAGATTTTAGAAGAGAATAGTTTTGGAGAATTCTATTTACAGATAGGAGATATAGTGAAGCAGTATGACCTTGATTCAGCAATTGATATCTATCATTCTGCATTGAAAAAAGAAGGTCTATTAACAGATGAAGAGATAGAGGAGATTTATAGACGTTTAGGGTATATCTACTTTGAGGAAGAAGACCAAAAGAAATTAAATAAGTTAGATCAACTATTAGAGATTGACTCTCAAATGAAAATATACCAATTATTGGGTAAGTATAAGTTTTCAGCTGGAGATTTAGAGAAGGCTATCTCTTATTTTAAACTAGCACTGGACCGACAAGATAATGTAGAGAATCATTATAATCTGGCTTTAGCTTATCTAATGGTTGATCATCTTGATTTGGCTAGGCAAGAAGCAGAAAAGATAGCAGAGATAGAAGAAGGGACTATAGGGGCAGAGATATTAGAATTAATTGATAGAGTAAGTAGTTTACAGAAGGAATATAAAGATATCTATGTACCAGGAAGAATCAATCGTATCAAAGGTGATAGGTTACGCCAACAAGGTAAGTTGATTGAGGCTTTATTTAGGTACAGAGAATCTATCTTTGAAAATTATGATTATAAATTACCATACTTTTATGTAGGTCTTATCAGTGCAATTAGAGAGGATAATCTACAATTAGAGATGGCTAAATCTGTGTTAGAAGGAGAAGAACTTAAACTATTAAAGGATTTATTAATTCATATAGAAGACATGAATAGGTTTTAA
- a CDS encoding M20 metallopeptidase family protein produces MDEIIKYIEEIEEELISIRRDIHQYPEVGFEEHRTSQKIVDFLEELDIKVDRLAKTGVVALLDCGEGPVIALRADIDALPIEEKTEVSYKSKVKGIMHACGHDGHTAILLGVAKVLSKFRDRLKGKVKFIFQPAEEGPGGAFPLIEAGVLEGPKVDNIFGLHIEESLPTGTIGIQPKVGSAAADEIDILIKGKGGHAAAPHQGVDAIITASQVITALQTVISRQINPQKSAVISLGTINGGYKRNVIADEVKVTGTVRTTDPDLRKMMPEMIEQIIKGITLSQRSDYELDYRFGYPVLINSTELVQEVKGAIGSIPYVDDIKYILRSSMGAEDFAYYLKEVPGIFFRLGAADPQEDYYPGHHPKFNFDEKALKIGVALFVYITLNRIEE; encoded by the coding sequence ATGGATGAGATTATTAAATATATTGAAGAGATAGAAGAGGAATTGATTTCAATTAGAAGGGATATCCATCAATACCCTGAGGTAGGCTTTGAAGAGCATAGGACTTCTCAAAAGATAGTTGATTTTTTAGAGGAATTAGACATAAAGGTTGATAGGCTAGCTAAAACAGGAGTAGTTGCTCTGTTGGATTGTGGAGAAGGACCGGTGATTGCCTTAAGGGCTGATATTGATGCTTTACCGATTGAAGAGAAGACTGAAGTTAGTTACAAGTCGAAGGTTAAAGGTATAATGCATGCTTGTGGACATGATGGACATACTGCAATACTATTGGGAGTAGCTAAGGTATTGAGTAAGTTTAGAGATAGGTTAAAGGGAAAGGTTAAATTTATCTTTCAACCAGCTGAAGAAGGACCAGGGGGGGCTTTCCCCTTAATTGAGGCAGGAGTTTTAGAAGGACCAAAGGTTGATAATATCTTTGGACTACATATAGAGGAGTCACTTCCTACTGGGACTATAGGGATACAACCTAAGGTAGGGTCAGCAGCAGCTGATGAAATCGATATACTAATCAAAGGGAAGGGAGGACATGCTGCAGCACCACATCAGGGAGTAGATGCAATTATTACTGCAAGCCAAGTAATAACGGCTTTACAGACTGTTATTAGTAGGCAGATTAATCCCCAGAAATCAGCGGTAATAAGTTTAGGGACTATTAATGGTGGATATAAAAGAAATGTTATTGCTGATGAAGTGAAGGTAACAGGAACGGTTCGGACAACTGACCCAGATTTAAGGAAGATGATGCCTGAAATGATAGAACAGATTATCAAAGGCATTACCCTAAGTCAGAGGTCTGATTATGAGCTTGATTATAGGTTTGGTTATCCAGTATTAATTAATTCTACAGAATTAGTACAGGAGGTTAAAGGGGCTATAGGTTCAATACCCTATGTTGACGATATTAAGTATATCTTAAGATCTTCAATGGGGGCGGAAGATTTTGCTTATTACTTAAAAGAAGTTCCTGGTATCTTTTTTAGATTAGGGGCTGCAGACCCTCAGGAAGATTATTATCCTGGGCATCATCCTAAATTTAATTTTGATGAAAAAGCATTAAAGATAGGGGTGGCACTTTTTGTCTATATTACTTTAAATAGAATAGAGGAGTAA
- a CDS encoding type II toxin-antitoxin system PemK/MazF family toxin — protein MTIKRGDVYYADLNPVVGSEQGGIRPVLVIQNDIGNKYSPTVIIAAITSKIDKAKLPTHVEIDATTSSLDRDSVILLEQIRTIDKKRLKRHVTHLGDRIVEEVNKALEISIGLVEL, from the coding sequence TTGACAATTAAACGAGGTGATGTTTACTATGCAGATTTGAACCCTGTTGTTGGTTCAGAGCAAGGGGGGATTAGACCTGTATTGGTAATTCAGAATGATATCGGAAATAAATATAGTCCTACAGTAATTATTGCAGCAATTACTTCTAAAATTGATAAAGCAAAGCTTCCTACCCATGTAGAAATTGATGCAACGACCTCTAGTTTAGATAGAGACTCAGTTATTTTATTAGAACAGATTAGGACTATAGATAAGAAACGTTTAAAAAGACATGTAACTCATCTCGGCGATAGGATAGTAGAGGAAGTAAATAAAGCACTAGAGATTAGTATTGGTCTAGTTGAATTATAG
- a CDS encoding CopG family ribbon-helix-helix protein has translation MTTNLKKVMISLPNNLLQEIDGFIKEDNQDRSQFISDAMEIYVNQLRTSKFRDEMKQGYLEMAKINLCIATECFMVENNTFFNYEARLAECD, from the coding sequence TTGACTACTAATTTAAAGAAAGTTATGATCAGTTTGCCTAATAATTTATTGCAAGAAATCGATGGCTTCATTAAAGAGGATAATCAAGATCGTAGTCAATTTATTAGTGATGCTATGGAGATCTATGTTAATCAATTACGCACAAGTAAATTTCGAGATGAGATGAAGCAGGGGTATTTAGAGATGGCTAAAATAAATCTTTGTATAGCAACAGAATGCTTTATGGTTGAGAATAACACCTTTTTTAATTATGAGGCTAGATTAGCGGAGTGTGATTAA
- a CDS encoding IGHMBP2 family helicase, whose product MVNLVIRDLARGTGPGDIVGAFINEAKIESSQIGKIDFHDKIALVEIKDSVAKKVADVMNNNKIAGKNVRVEIDNNFMDRLRYIDDYVSKYRYLVQLERKEEMRVQELEIKNLTGRQREKKGRAILHLRGRDQGQGFAGKFLVKFIRQKRGETLPDTQISVGDLVMISKGNPLAKDNPTGTVVEMSNYAITVVFDKKPPKFIYNKGLRLDLYVNDITFQRMLDALGRLKSAQGRLAELRDKIVGLERLEFGEDISINFKNKLLDSSQQEAVKAALAAKDLFLVHGPPGTGKTVTAIEILEQSIEQDKSILATADSNTAVDNLVERLVKRGRKVLRVGHPARVTPLLREHTLDCLIDEHPKYQKAKQVREKAYKVLEEQKKYIHPSGRWRRGMSNNEIKSLAKQGRGSRGISPHKIKEMGEWLKLQDKIDRLFKKVDRLEEEAVRELIGEAEVVCATNSTAGSEVLEAEVFDLLLVDEATQATEPSTLIPFVKADKVILVGDHKQLPPTILNQKAKNEGLAESLFERLLEIYGSEIKVMLNTQYRMNEQIMNFASQEFYNGNLVVASEIKDINLKDLNITISAGNSPAEQAFNRQEGIIFFDTQGMEAPERSKKDSKSIYNRIEAELSVEIIKHGISAGIDVSEIALISPYKAQVDLVKKLLKGEEIEVNTIDGFQGREKEVVILSLVRSNLKGNTGFLKDIRRLNVSVTRAKRRLIIIGDSVTISNNSIYSKLIEYVKSNGYYYKL is encoded by the coding sequence ATGGTTAATTTAGTTATTAGAGATTTGGCTAGAGGTACTGGACCTGGTGATATAGTAGGGGCTTTTATTAATGAGGCTAAGATAGAATCTAGTCAAATTGGAAAGATTGACTTTCATGATAAGATTGCTCTTGTAGAGATAAAGGATAGTGTTGCTAAAAAAGTAGCAGATGTGATGAACAATAATAAGATAGCAGGTAAGAATGTTAGAGTAGAGATTGATAATAATTTTATGGATAGATTAAGGTATATAGATGATTATGTAAGCAAATATAGATATTTAGTCCAATTAGAACGTAAAGAAGAGATGAGAGTTCAAGAGTTAGAGATTAAGAATCTAACTGGACGTCAAAGAGAGAAGAAAGGACGAGCTATCCTACATTTAAGAGGTAGAGACCAAGGGCAAGGATTTGCTGGAAAGTTCCTAGTTAAGTTTATTAGACAGAAAAGGGGAGAGACACTACCTGATACGCAAATTAGTGTTGGTGATCTGGTGATGATTAGTAAAGGTAACCCCTTAGCTAAAGATAATCCTACAGGAACAGTAGTAGAGATGAGTAATTATGCCATAACTGTAGTTTTTGATAAGAAACCACCTAAGTTTATTTATAATAAAGGCTTAAGGTTAGATTTATATGTTAATGATATTACTTTTCAAAGAATGTTAGATGCTTTGGGTAGATTAAAATCTGCTCAAGGTAGGTTGGCAGAGTTAAGGGATAAAATAGTAGGATTAGAAAGATTAGAATTTGGAGAAGATATCTCTATAAACTTCAAAAATAAGCTCCTAGACTCATCACAACAAGAGGCAGTAAAAGCTGCTTTAGCAGCAAAAGATTTATTTTTAGTCCATGGACCTCCTGGAACAGGAAAGACAGTAACTGCAATTGAAATTTTAGAGCAGAGTATTGAGCAGGATAAAAGTATCTTGGCTACAGCAGATTCCAATACTGCTGTAGATAATTTGGTAGAGCGATTGGTCAAGAGAGGTAGGAAGGTATTAAGAGTTGGCCATCCTGCTAGAGTAACACCTCTTTTAAGGGAGCATACTTTAGATTGTTTAATCGATGAGCATCCTAAATATCAGAAGGCCAAGCAAGTTAGAGAGAAAGCCTATAAGGTTCTAGAAGAGCAGAAAAAGTATATCCATCCTAGCGGCAGATGGAGAAGAGGAATGAGTAATAATGAAATAAAATCTTTAGCTAAGCAAGGTCGAGGGAGTAGAGGAATTTCTCCTCATAAGATTAAAGAGATGGGGGAATGGCTGAAGCTACAGGATAAAATTGATAGGCTATTTAAAAAGGTTGATAGATTAGAGGAGGAAGCAGTTAGAGAACTAATTGGTGAAGCTGAGGTAGTCTGTGCTACCAACTCTACAGCAGGTTCTGAAGTTTTAGAAGCAGAAGTCTTTGATTTACTATTAGTAGATGAGGCTACTCAAGCTACAGAGCCTTCTACGTTGATACCCTTTGTTAAAGCAGATAAAGTTATCTTAGTTGGTGACCATAAACAGTTACCTCCGACTATACTAAATCAAAAGGCTAAAAATGAAGGTCTGGCAGAATCTTTATTTGAGAGGTTATTAGAGATTTATGGTTCTGAGATTAAGGTAATGTTAAATACCCAGTATAGAATGAATGAGCAGATAATGAATTTTGCTAGTCAAGAGTTTTATAATGGTAATTTGGTAGTAGCTTCTGAGATAAAGGATATCAATCTTAAAGATTTAAATATCACTATTTCGGCAGGAAATTCTCCAGCAGAGCAGGCTTTTAACCGTCAAGAAGGGATTATATTCTTTGATACGCAAGGGATGGAAGCACCTGAAAGATCTAAAAAAGATTCCAAGTCTATCTATAATAGAATTGAAGCAGAGTTGAGTGTGGAGATTATTAAACATGGGATTAGTGCTGGGATTGATGTCAGTGAGATTGCTCTAATTTCTCCTTATAAAGCTCAAGTTGATTTGGTTAAGAAGTTACTAAAAGGAGAAGAGATAGAAGTAAATACTATAGATGGCTTTCAAGGTAGAGAGAAAGAGGTAGTTATCTTATCTCTAGTAAGAAGTAATCTTAAAGGTAATACTGGTTTTTTAAAGGATATTAGAAGGTTAAATGTCTCTGTCACTAGAGCCAAAAGAAGGTTGATCATTATTGGAGATTCTGTTACTATATCCAACAATTCAATTTATAGTAAGTTAATAGAATATGTTAAATCTAATGGATATTACTACAAATTGTAA
- a CDS encoding CBS domain-containing protein yields MLAKDIMTEEVVSVRPEQTVKEVAKILTDNKISGVPVLEDGKLIGIVSEGDLITRDKKLQFPNYVYFLDSVFYLDSLEKFEKDFKKMVGVQVKDIMTADVITVTPDTEVEEIATILTEDGVNRVPVVEDGKLVGIVSRGDIVRCIGEGLLD; encoded by the coding sequence ATGTTAGCTAAAGATATCATGACTGAAGAAGTGGTTTCAGTAAGACCTGAACAGACTGTAAAAGAGGTAGCTAAAATTTTAACAGATAATAAGATTAGTGGAGTTCCGGTTTTGGAAGATGGTAAATTAATAGGGATTGTTAGTGAGGGTGATTTGATTACTCGAGATAAGAAGTTACAATTTCCTAACTATGTTTACTTCTTGGATAGTGTCTTCTATTTGGATAGTTTGGAGAAGTTCGAAAAGGACTTTAAGAAGATGGTTGGAGTTCAAGTAAAAGATATTATGACAGCAGATGTAATAACTGTTACTCCTGATACTGAGGTAGAAGAGATAGCTACTATCTTGACTGAGGATGGGGTCAATCGTGTTCCTGTAGTTGAAGATGGTAAATTAGTTGGTATTGTAAGCCGTGGAGATATTGTTAGATGTATTGGTGAAGGATTATTAGATTAA